TTCTCGGTTTGgattaaaaagtaaacttcAACTGTCAAAGTCTTTTGTCAATTTAGTCACTGTCATTCCattcattttgatttttaaagtGCCATAAATTTTGATTTCGTAATCGTAacctgttataaaaaatagtaaaattgcAACTACAGAATAAAGTACAGGACACACTAGGGAATTTTCTACACAACGATGGCAGCATTAATAAAACTACGACAGTTTCCTTTTATCCAAAGGTCTGTCTTGAATCATTACAACAGAATGTGCCGAACCATTTCTACgtccaataataaaaataatagcgagACAGTAAACCCTGCCTGTGAGCCTCAAAAGAATTGGGTGAGCTATGGATTTGATTATACGAGCCAGGAAGAAGATACAAATCACCATCATGCCTCTTTCTTCTTTTCGATTACTCTCTGCATTGTATTTGGTGGATTTGCTTGGGCTTATGCTCCTGATGTACACATGAGGGACTGGGCTCAACGTGAAGCCTTCTTGGAACTTCGACGTCGGGAAAGGGCAGGACAACCTCCCATTGATCCTAATTATATCCCTCCTAAATACATGAAACTACCATCTGAGTCGCAATTGGCGGATGTGgaaattatcatttaatttcaaatacatttataaaatgtaggtaaaagttttaatagtagttataatgtatatatttttcattaaaaaaaatttttacttactaCACAAATTTTGGGTTATGCATACAAGTATAAatttcctgtttttttttggttcaaCAATAAATGTTgtcaacacattttttttaaagacataGATGCAATgacttttatttactattatatTACCAAATGAGCGAAAAACTAAGATTTAGGGGATAGCTTAAGGGTCATCAACTCACTTATTA
This is a stretch of genomic DNA from Amyelois transitella isolate CPQ chromosome 5, ilAmyTran1.1, whole genome shotgun sequence. It encodes these proteins:
- the LOC106131824 gene encoding NADH dehydrogenase [ubiquinone] 1 beta subcomplex subunit 11, mitochondrial — encoded protein: MAALIKLRQFPFIQRSVLNHYNRMCRTISTSNNKNNSETVNPACEPQKNWVSYGFDYTSQEEDTNHHHASFFFSITLCIVFGGFAWAYAPDVHMRDWAQREAFLELRRRERAGQPPIDPNYIPPKYMKLPSESQLADVEIII